In one window of Pristiophorus japonicus isolate sPriJap1 chromosome 9, sPriJap1.hap1, whole genome shotgun sequence DNA:
- the LOC139273913 gene encoding histone H4, with product MTGRGKGGKGLGKGGAKRHRKVLRDNIQGITKPAIRRLARRGGVKRISGLIYEETRGVLKVFLENVIRDAVTYTEHAKRKTVTAMDVVYALKRQGRTLYGFGG from the coding sequence ATGACTGGcagaggtaaaggaggcaaaggctTGGGCAAAGGCGGAGCCAAGCGACATCGTAAAGTGCttcgtgataacatccagggcatcaccaaaccagccatccgccgcctggctcgccgtggtgGTGTCAAACGGATCTCTggtctgatctacgaggagacccgcggggtgttgaaggttttcctggagaatgtgatcagggacgCGGTCACCTACACTGAACACGCTAAGCGTAAGactgtcactgccatggatgtggtgtacgctctgaaacggcagggtcgcactctctatggattcggcggctaa